The proteins below come from a single Edaphobacter acidisoli genomic window:
- a CDS encoding carboxypeptidase-like regulatory domain-containing protein, with amino-acid sequence MKFWLRCCGLMLALSPFGPPLRGQMDGIGYAQSSTGTNAAPVNVTGTVVNANTGSPIARVLVQLGGRAILTDHEGKFEFDQFSETNAMLRVTKPGYYFSLEPRNDGSHMLSSADLSAPLTLRLYPEALLTGTVTAPDGTPLSGVSINAMRIVFDAGGHRWEPISQMSRTNGRGEFRIPVPAGEYKLRTFYAMNQPEQGDIVIPLIFPQTASSTTSNLIKLGSGEEQHVDLHPFVGTAHAVWLSAESSTQGIPSIQVHTANGGAFQVGAQSESVGGDLFKLELPDGSYTLSATKYSPDGVQFAETNVTVAGHDVSGAVLRFQPVPTVPLEIQVNSATSDNASATVPPNPYLLGLILQSESEDMTAGMIGPTQKDGSFGFRASPGTYRLVARNTGSPWYVESATYGDRDLLRQDIEIAPGGGGQPIELMVSNQTGTLSGRVSVNGAAGRSWIYLIPTTPSLIPVVRLMSYADNRVSIGGMSSDLSGSYTARLAPGSYQVVAFSQMHEADFSNPDTLAPYASHVRTVTIHAGDKATLDLDAVTDEEIKP; translated from the coding sequence ATGAAGTTCTGGCTGCGATGCTGCGGACTGATGCTGGCGTTGAGTCCATTCGGCCCTCCATTGCGCGGCCAGATGGACGGTATCGGTTATGCGCAGTCGAGCACAGGCACGAACGCTGCGCCGGTCAACGTCACGGGCACTGTCGTGAATGCGAACACAGGCTCACCGATTGCGCGTGTCCTGGTGCAATTGGGCGGCAGGGCGATCCTGACCGATCACGAAGGCAAGTTCGAGTTCGATCAGTTCAGCGAGACGAACGCGATGCTGCGGGTGACGAAGCCCGGCTACTACTTCTCGCTTGAGCCGAGGAACGACGGCTCCCACATGCTGTCCAGCGCCGACTTGAGTGCGCCGCTGACCCTGCGGCTCTACCCGGAGGCGCTGCTGACCGGAACGGTCACCGCCCCGGATGGCACTCCTCTGAGCGGCGTATCGATCAACGCCATGCGAATCGTCTTCGACGCAGGTGGGCATCGCTGGGAACCCATCTCTCAGATGTCACGCACCAATGGCCGAGGGGAGTTCAGGATTCCTGTGCCGGCCGGCGAATACAAACTGCGGACTTTCTACGCGATGAATCAGCCGGAACAAGGAGATATCGTTATACCCCTTATATTTCCGCAAACTGCCTCAAGTACCACTTCAAATCTAATCAAGCTGGGTAGTGGCGAAGAACAGCATGTCGATCTGCACCCATTTGTTGGCACCGCTCACGCCGTATGGCTCTCTGCTGAATCTTCGACCCAGGGCATCCCTTCGATTCAGGTCCACACGGCAAATGGAGGCGCTTTTCAGGTCGGGGCGCAAAGCGAAAGCGTCGGAGGCGATCTCTTCAAGCTCGAACTGCCGGATGGAAGCTATACCTTATCGGCAACCAAGTACAGTCCTGATGGCGTGCAGTTTGCCGAGACGAACGTCACGGTGGCTGGCCATGATGTGTCGGGTGCAGTGTTGCGGTTTCAGCCTGTACCGACCGTGCCGCTGGAGATTCAGGTCAATTCGGCTACGTCCGATAATGCAAGCGCGACGGTGCCTCCGAATCCTTACCTTCTGGGCTTGATATTGCAGTCCGAGTCCGAGGACATGACCGCGGGGATGATTGGACCTACGCAAAAAGACGGTTCGTTTGGCTTCAGGGCCTCTCCAGGCACCTACCGGCTGGTGGCGCGGAACACTGGCAGCCCGTGGTACGTCGAGTCGGCCACCTATGGTGACCGCGACCTGTTGCGGCAAGATATCGAGATTGCCCCTGGAGGGGGAGGCCAGCCCATTGAACTGATGGTCAGCAATCAAACCGGAACGCTCTCCGGCAGAGTGAGCGTGAATGGCGCGGCGGGAAGAAGCTGGATCTATCTGATTCCTACAACCCCGAGTCTGATTCCTGTAGTTCGCCTGATGAGCTATGCGGACAACCGTGTCAGCATAGGCGGGATGTCCTCAGACCTGAGTGGATCCTACACAGCAAGGCTTGCGCCGGGAAGCTATCAGGTTGTGGCCTTTTCGCAGATGCATGAGGCTGACTTCAGCAATCCTGACACACTGGCGCCCTATGCCAGCCACGTGCGGACCGTGACCATCCATGCAGGAGACAAGGCAACGCTCGATCTTGACGCCGTGACGGATGAGGAGATCAAGCCATGA